One window from the genome of Dyadobacter sp. CECT 9275 encodes:
- a CDS encoding Fic/DOC family protein — protein MTDGTNYTPSIDENLLNIAEKDLLNLYEASGIAKSEIMIQELDEEAEFDISLILNIHRTAFGELYDWAGKWRTIEVQVGKLTPPHPSQVPNLMYQYADDVNYRLKFVQEKVEVAELLAYLHHRFVWIHPFNNGNGRTARLLLNAAAMLKGFEPVQLYHREGEARKEYIQALRKADGGDAHGLTNLILNELTAF, from the coding sequence ATGACTGACGGGACGAATTATACACCTTCAATTGACGAGAATCTGCTAAATATTGCAGAAAAAGATCTTTTGAACTTATATGAGGCTAGTGGTATTGCGAAATCTGAAATCATGATTCAGGAACTGGACGAGGAAGCTGAGTTTGATATAAGTCTGATTCTGAACATTCATAGGACTGCTTTTGGTGAATTGTATGATTGGGCAGGAAAATGGAGGACGATAGAAGTTCAGGTTGGGAAGTTAACTCCACCTCATCCATCACAAGTGCCGAACTTGATGTACCAGTATGCAGATGATGTAAATTATAGATTGAAATTTGTACAGGAAAAGGTTGAAGTCGCGGAGTTGTTAGCCTATTTACATCACCGCTTTGTATGGATTCATCCTTTCAATAATGGAAACGGACGCACCGCCCGCTTACTTCTAAATGCGGCGGCGATGCTAAAAGGATTTGAACCGGTACAATTGTATCACAGAGAAGGGGAAGCTAGAAAAGAGTATATTCAGGCCTTACGAAAAGCGGACGGAGGCGATGCTCATGGACTTACAAACCTAATTCTTAATGAACTCACGGCCTTTTAA